A window of the Cannabis sativa cultivar Pink pepper isolate KNU-18-1 chromosome X, ASM2916894v1, whole genome shotgun sequence genome harbors these coding sequences:
- the LOC115718009 gene encoding LOW QUALITY PROTEIN: mechanosensitive ion channel protein 10 (The sequence of the model RefSeq protein was modified relative to this genomic sequence to represent the inferred CDS: inserted 1 base in 1 codon) → MEVREKSLKPDNNGESIVVDIPSVEPKGAKGSSSKVSELPKKASFMNSPEIPGFRPPPATPASPKIKPESILEAEGAKGSFSKVSELPKKASFMDWPEISGFRPSPNKSPTTPSSPEIKPDNNGESFVINVEQAPQETLTRRKTLKVVEEEHTSPSLDDFEEIYKKVELKKVKRKKLKTKVLVEWVLFVILVSCLVCSLTIKKLEKTIIWGLELWRWFVLIMVIFCGLLVTNWFMHVIVFFIEANFLLRKKVLYFVYGLKKSVQVFIWLCFVLLTWVFVFNHSGVSRSKTATKILEYITLTLATFLIGAFLWXLKTLGLKILASSFHVNTFFDRIQESIFHQYVFQTLSGPPLIEEAQRVRRSPSMGRQSSFTSTKKGDMDEETQVIDMPQLYKMKQEKVSAWSMKALINVVSSSGLSSISYPLDEMENVGKEHDKEITNEMEATAAAYHIFRNVARPGSKYIDEDDLMRFMIREEVDLVLPLIGTENGRIDRKALTDWVVKIYNGRKSLGHTLTDTKTAVSQVDKLVTVILVVVTIVVWLILIKIDTTKVLVFFSSQIVVAVFVFGKDIVFVFIRHPFDVGDRCVIDGVTLVVEEMNILTTVFLKLNNEKVFYPNSVLSTKPISNYYRSPDMGDSVEFSIDFNTSLEKIAQLKQKIKKYIEKTPSHWGPTHSVVVLDIEDVNKLKMALNITHTMNFQDFNEKNRRRSELVIEIKKIFEELGIKCCVQPETVHVKPIGLDSNVAEHENCVVN, encoded by the exons ATGGAAGTAAGGGAAAAAAGCTTAAAACCAGACAACAATGGAGAATCAATTGTAGTTGATATTCCAAGTGTAGAACCTAAAGGGGCAAAAGGGTCTTCTTCAAAAGTCTCAGAATTACCAAAGAAAGCATCTTTTATGAATTCACCGGAGATTCCAGGGTTCCGGCCTCCTCCGGCGACTCCTGCTTCGCCGAAGATAAAACCAGAATCAATTCTAGAAGCTGAAGGGGCAAAAGGGTCTTTTTCAAAAGTCTCAGAATTACCAAAGAAAGCATCTTTTATGGATTGGCCGGAGATTTCAGGGTTCCGGCCAAGCCCCAATAAATCTCCAACGACCCCTTCTTCGCCGGAGATAAAACCAGATAACAATGGAGAATCATTTGTAATCAATGTAGAACAAGCTCCACAAGAGACTCTTACTCGCAGGAAAACCCTTAAAGTGGTTGAAGAAGAGCACACTTCACCAAGCCTTGATGACTTTGAGGAGATTTATAAAAAAGTTgagttgaagaaagtgaagagAAAGAAATTGAAGACAAAAGTTTTGGTTGAGTGGGTTTTGTTTGTGATCTTAGTTAGTTGTTTGGTTTGTAGTTTGACTATTAAGAAATTAGAGAAAACAATCATTTGGGGTTTGGAGTTATGGAGATGGTTTGTTCTAATTATGGTCATTTTTTGTGGTTTGTTAGTGACTAATTGGTTTATGCATGTAATAGTTTTCTTCATTGAGGCAAATTTTTTGCTTAGAAAGAAAGTTCTTTACTTTGTTTATGGGCTAAAGAAGAGTGTTCAAGTCTTTATTTGGTTGTGTTTTGTTCTTCTAACTTGGGTATTTGTCTTTAACCATAGTGGTGTTTCAAGGTCTAAAACAGCTACCAAAATTCTAGAGTACATAACTTTGACTCTTGCAACTTTTCTCATTGGGGCATTTTTGT TTCTAAAGACTTTAGGGTTAAAAATCTTGGCTTCAAGTTTTCATGTCAACACATTCTTTGATAGGATTCAAGAATCAATTTTTCATCAGTATGTGTTTCAAACCCTTTCAGGGCCTCCACTCATTGAGGAGGCTCAGAGGGTTAGGAGGTCACCGAGCATGGGGCGACAATCTAGTTTTACAAGTACAAAAAAGGGAGACATGGATGAAGAAACACAAGTTATTGATATGCCTCAACTTTATAAGATGAAACAAGAGAAGGTTTCAGCTTGGTCTATGAAGGCTTTAATCAATGTTGTTTCGAGTTCGGGGCTTTCGAGCATTTCTTATCCGTTGGATGAGATGGAAAATGTTGGTAAAGAACATGATAAGGAGATTACTAATGAGATGGAGGCAACTGCTGCTGCTTATCACATTTTCAGAAATGTTGCTCGGCCTGGTTCCAA GTACATTGATGAGGATGATCTCATGAGATTCATGATTAGGGAAGAAGTGGATCTTGTTCTTCCTCTGATTGGGACAGAGAATGGTCGAATTGATCGAAAAGCTCTCACTGATTGGGTG GTGAAGATCTACAATGGCAGAAAATCATTAGGACATACTCTAACTGACACTAAAACAGCAGTTAGTCAAGTGGACAAACTTGTGACAGTTATTCTGGTTGTAGTGACTATTGTAGTATGGCTTATACTCATCAAAATTGATACCACAAAAGTACTAGTTTTTTTCTCATCTCAGATTGTAGTGGCAGTTTTTGTGTTTGGTAAAGACATTGTCTTTGTGTTCATAAGGCATCCTTTCGACGTCGGAGATCGTTGTGTCATTGATGGCGTTACG TTGGTAGTTGAAGAGATGAACATCTTAACAACTGTGTTCTTGAAACTCAACAATGAAAAGGTATTCTATCCAAACTCAGTCTTGTCTACAAAACCCATCAGCAACTACTACAGAAGTCCAGATATGGGTGATTCTGTCGAGTTTTCGATCGATTTCAATACATCTCTCGAAAAGATAGCACAACTCAAACAAAAAATCAAGAA gTACATAGAAAAGACTCCATCACATTGGGGTCCTACTCACAGTGTGGTGGTGCTTGACATTGAGGATGTGAACAAGTTAAAAATGGCTCTTAATATTACTCACACCATGAATTTTCAAGACTTCAATGAAAAGAATCGACGGCGGTCTGAATTGGTTATTGAGATTAAAAAGATTTTCGAAGAGTTGGGTATAAAATGTTGTGTTCAACCTGAAACGGTTCATGTCAAACCCATTGGCTTGGACTCAAATGTAGCTGAACACGAGAATTGTGTGGTTAACTAA
- the LOC115710908 gene encoding uncharacterized protein LOC115710908, whose protein sequence is MILPKKVLRSIEAICRAFLWKGNSMFQGAGSVAWHFICQPKAGGGLGIKDLETWNKAAISKYIWAISNKQESLWLKWVHSVYIKSQSWETYSPSIHSSWYWKKMVALKDHIRDKVDFDTFHKQKYHVAAGYKMFSPPITRLHWSKEAWSRLNIPKHSVIVWLAMLNRLKTQDRLLKFGMQVQGTCCLCEMEPETCKHLFFECSVAENCLQVLKLWLSWFAQTSSLQQLLKWIGKSKLSKFKKGVYTAAIVGLVYNIWKSRNEIIWQNGRVNPTRIVEETKWNIKARIDRVMPKKVKPKDREWFLLL, encoded by the coding sequence ATGATCCTTCcaaagaaagttttgagatctATTGAAGCCATTTGTAGGGCTTTCCTTTGGAAAGGGAATTCTATGTTTCAAGGTGCTGGTTCTGTTGCTTGGCATTTCATTTGTCAACCGAAGGCTGGTGGAGGATTAGGGATCAAGGACTTGGAAACTTGGAATAAGGCTGCAATAAGTAAGTATATTTGGGCAATCTCAAATAAACAAGAGAGTTTATGGCTTAAATGGGTACACAGTGTCTATATAAAGAGTCAATCATGGGAGACCTACTCTCCTTCCATACATTCCAGCTGGTATTGGAAGAAAATGGTGGCATTGAAAGATCATATCCGAGACAAGGTAGACTTTGATACTTTCcataagcaaaaatatcatgttGCAGCAGGTTACAAAATGTTCTCTCCTCCTATAACTAGGCTGCATTGGAGTAAAGAGGCTTGGTCTAGACTTAACATCCCAAAGCATAGTGTTATTGTTTGGTTAGCAATGCTTAACAGGTTAAAGACACAAGATAGATTGCTGAAATTTGGTATGCAAGTGCAGGGGACCTGCTGCCTTTGTGAGATGGAACCCGAGACCTGTAAGCATCTATTCTTTGAGTGTTCTGTTGCTGAGAATTGTTTGCAGGTTCTGAAGTTATGGCTGAGCTGGTTTGCCCAAACCAGCAGCCTCCAACAACTTCTCAAGTGGATTGGGAAGTCAAAACTTTCCAAATTTAAAAAGGGTGTATACACGGCTGCTATTGTAGGGCTGGTGTATAATATTTGGAAGTCTCGGAATGAAATTATTTGGCAAAATGGTCGAGTTAACCCGACTAGAATTGTTGAAGAAACAAAGTGGAACATTAAGGCTCGGATTGATAGAGTGATGCCTAAAAAAGTCAAGCCTAAGGATAGAGAATGGTTCCTCCTTTTGTAA